A section of the Trachemys scripta elegans isolate TJP31775 chromosome 10, CAS_Tse_1.0, whole genome shotgun sequence genome encodes:
- the CPLX3 gene encoding complexin-3, with translation MAFMVKSMVGGQLKNLTGGLGGEEKGDGEKSPAEAQGMTREEYEEYQKQLVEEKMERDAQFTQRKAERATLRTHFRDKYRLPKNETDDSQIQLAGGDVELPKELAKMIEQDNEEEEEKDSVIGQLTSIPNLDLDSLKDKAQATLEDLKQSAEKCSVM, from the exons GGCCAGCTGAAGAACCTCACCGGCGGGCTGGGCGGCGAGGAGAAGGGGGATGGCGAGAAATCCCCGGCCGAAGCCCAGGGCATGACGCGGGAGGAGTATGAAGAATACCAGAAGCAGCTAGTGGAGGAAAA GATGGAAAGGGATGCCCAGTTCACCCAGCGTAAAGCAGAGAGAGCCACGCTCCGGACCCACTTTAGAGACAAGTACCGGCTCCCCAAG AATGAAACAGATGATAGTCAGATCCAGCTGGCAGGAGGGGACGTGGAGCTCCCCAAGGAGCTGGCCAAGATGATCGAGCAAGATaacgaggaggaagaggaaaaggactCTGTTATCGGACAGCTGACCAGCATCCCAAACCTGGACCTTGATTCCCTGAAGGATAAAGCCCAGGCCACGCTAGAGGACCTGAAGCAGTCAGCTGAAAAGTGTTCTGTTATGTGA